A stretch of Gadus macrocephalus chromosome 17, ASM3116895v1 DNA encodes these proteins:
- the ctc1 gene encoding CST complex subunit CTC1: MEEFLDRFPGRSDAERSWLKEVFGFVKHQLGSAPDTSLTEEAALDLSVSLLRRIEEIHNTCTLPLSYRLLSVSELVARQKVACVSNLSWSTNQHKACVKEAESEQAHHKALPRVHLLLIGYLRAGRAGELRLTDASGDVTCECVSPSPQWLGQPVFLPHWNYIPHNAPHMGLVELIGSPVLLSPCQGLAVHPGGAELSRADGVKEAAARLLTRCQGVRVQLWGVVCSVSPVLEVSDSTFFILILKDPQNSQTLPVLVQETGCLWWSQCVFVDQCVYVTVLRVCVVRGWKGNRLLSATSKSKLHILPHALSPDTHTTHTPNTLSPHTHATNTNTQDTETHTLSPHAQTPEQHTDTQTISLKTHTPQQQNTETFTQPLEATEQKVEPNVIIQSGVRMKRSKVISYQGVVTEVLSEEAGLYMIDGEVGLCLAHQPPRRRGLRTGDHLQIHGVHFLYQPCPDLPPSMLCVCLRSTLRVTTFSPLATPEPGSPGPLSLPRFLLKQDVGVSQYLWISHVTKQLRCSLVPRWLKANTVCAVAWRILQLLFKRTEGGRRRDIYTEILEDPHTCPLSQYTADPLVCEYVCVRECLSALESQCGSGASLRSLLLPGGASLSKAQLNQRLAWSHSARPGTRTRPPTPHQEQAGPQKDQSGPGPTRGQRPLVLVGVLELPGQTDAAHTSLHTHTSPHTLQLRDGSGRVACVVTEPHEDRQRAVFNSAWIGCLVCVKRVTMVTEQFLQSDFPSYTHLEQDGYITHKHYRSYLQFCSSDVHILSPSVAMATHLQAERAKRGEEEREEKRVKLDGEEEERLPRSSQHPCVSVVMRVEQKEGLSWRNTGAEREEAGLTLSFRVRAELIGPALKWGKDPKNSLVTGAEMDSHVTKVQVVYQSRAVQWFPVLQPNCLYRIVVSNTQDTSLLSGKVAPWQSKVELHTDPALQVGLDWTFHTLALPNLLHSQCLSPNLMSVSELLDSSSAEMVWFQGVLSERISLLENTNTGHAHSDVGEGLKLRLTMCDQSGRSVHVYLDLSRAPYPPGLLPGNTLLLSAFQRRLSRSGGVYCNSLPVSCVTVSQLGDSSPPQPSTPLVHLMDWMQPGEKRCIVGQVKGHVVCVLYLQLTWSCSLCDSTFIQSRCSSPQCYSTTAVFQSTAKIIMEDGTGEAQVWFSCPLVRLLLGLADSQWEELQRALRVRGRIRVYSRGRGLVCEEDSDCLLQYLSSLCSSSTVCRSLTLTCRARAHTQQAEGEARRFTRGETDFMTRMLLPLQLTCTHIEADS; the protein is encoded by the exons ATGGAGGAGTTTCTAGATCGGTTTCCCGGCAGGAGTGATGCG GAGAGGTCGTGGCTCAAGGAGGTATTTGGGTTTGTGAAGCATCAGCTAGGCTCCGCGCCCGACACCTCTTTGACAG aggaAGCTGCCCTTGACCTCAGTGTGAGTCTGCTGAGGAGAATAGAAGAGATACACAACACCTGTACACTGCCGCTCAGCTACAG gctgctgtctgtctctgagCTGGTGGCCAGGCAAAAGGTTGCTTGTGTGAGCAATTTGTCCTGGAGCACCAATCAGCACAAAGCCTGTGTGAAGGAGGCGGAGTCAGAGCAGGCCCACCACAAGGCCTTACCTCGGGTTCACCTGCTTCTGATTGGCTACCTGAGAGCGGGGCGGGCCGGAGAGCTGAGACTGACCGACGCAAGCGGGGATGTGACATGCGAG TGTGTATCTCCATCTCCTCAGTGGTTGGGCCAACCTGTGTTTCTTCCTCATTGGAACTACATCCCCCACAATGCACCTCACATGGGGCTGGTGGAGCTAATTGGCTCTCCAGTACTGCTGAGTCCTTGCCAGGGATTGGCGGTTCATCCTGGCGGGGCGGAGCTTAGCAGAGCCGATGGGGTCAAAGAGGCCGCTGCACGACTCCTTACAAg gtgtcagggtgtgcgtgtgcagctGTGGGGGGTGGTGTGTTCAGTCAGTCCTGTGCTGGAGGTCTCTGATAGCAccttcttcatcctcatcctcaaagACCCCCAAAACTCACAGACCCTGCCTGTCCTGGTCCAG GAGACCGGCTGTTTGTGGTGGagtcaatgtgtgtttgtggatcagtgtgtgtatgtgacagtactgcgtgtgtgtgtggtgcgtggcTGGAAGGGAAACCGACTCCTCTCTGCGACCAGCAAGTCCAAACTACACATCCTGCCACATGCACTCTCCCCTGacactcacaccacacacacccccaacacactctctcctcacacacacgccacaaacacaaacacgcaagacacagaaacacacacactctcacctcACGCACAAACTCCCGAACAACACACCGACACGCAAACAATCtcacttaaaacacacacaccacagcaacaaaacacagaaacattCACGCAACCTTTAGAAGCAACAGAGCAGAAGGTGGAGCCAAACGTGATCATCCAATCAGGTGTCAGGATGAAGCGCTCCAAAGTCATCAGTTACCAg GGTGTGGTCACTGAGGTGCTGAGTGAGGAGGCGGGACTATACATGATTGATGGGGAAGTGGGCCTGTGTCTGGCCCATCAACCACCTCGGAGGAGGGGCCTCCGGACGGGAGATCATTTACAG ATCCATGGTGTCCACTTCCTCTACCAGCCGTGTCCGGACCTTCCTCCCAGCATGctttgcgtgtgtctgcgcTCCACCCTGAGGGTCACAACCTTTAGCCCGCTGGCTACCCCTGAACCCGGCTCACCTGGACCCTTGTCGTTACCACGGTTCCTACTCAAACAGGATGTGGGCGTGTCCCAGTACCTCTGGATCAGTCATGTGACAAAACAACTCAGATGCAG cctGGTTCCCAGGTGGCTAAAAGCAAACACGGTGTGTGCTGTTGCCTGGAGGATTCTGCAGCTTCTGTTTAAAAGAACcgaaggaggaagaagaagagacatTTATACAGAAATACTGGAAGACCCCCAcacctgtcctctctctcag TACACAGCGGACCCCCTGGTGTGTGAGTACGTGTGCGTGAGGGAGTGTCTGAGTGCGTTGGAGTCCCAGTGTGGGTCCGGAGCTTCTCTTCGCTCTCTGCTGCTCCCCGGTGGGGCCAGCCTCAGCAAGGCTCAGCTCAATCAGCGGCTGGCCTGGTCCCACAGCGCCCGCCCCGGGACCCGAACCAGACCGCCTACACCCCACCAGGAACAGGCCGGTCCACAGAAGGACCAGTCCGGTCCAGGACCCACTCG TggacagcgccccctggtgttggtgggggtccTGGAGCTCCCTGGCCAGACAGACGCTGCACACACCTCGTTACACACCCACACCTCACCACACACCCTCCAGTTGAGAGACGGGTCAGGGCGTGTGGCCTGTGTCGTCACCGAACCTCATGAGGACCGGCAGAGGGCTGTCTTCAACTCTGCCTGGATCG GTTGTCTGGTGTGCGTCAAGCGGGTCACCATGGTTACAGAGCAGTTCCTTCAATCAGATTTCCCTTCCTACACACACCTGGAACAAGATGGATATATCACTCACAAACACTACAG atccTATCTCCAGTTCTGTTCGAGTGATGTGCACATCCTGAGCCCctcggttgccatggcaacgcacCTGCAAGCAGAGAGGgctaagagaggagaggaggagagggaggagaagagagtgaAGCTtgatggagaagaggaggagaggttacCTAGGAGCAGTCAGCATCCATGCGTCTCTGTGGTGATGAGGGTGGAGCAAAAAGAGGGCTTGTCCTGGAGAAACACGGGTGCTGAGCGAGAGGAGGCTGGGCTTACTCTCAGCTTCCGGGTTAGAGCTGAGCTGATTGGTCCAGCCCTGAAATGGGGGAAGGACCCAAAAAATAGCCTGGTCACGGGCGCGGAAATGGACAGTCATGTTACCAAG gtaCAGGTTGTGTATCAGTCAAGGGCCGTGCAATGGTTTCCTGTCTTGCAGCCAAACTGTTTGTACCGGATCGTTGTTTCAAATACACAg GATACCAGCCTTCTGAGTGGTAAAGTGGCTCCTTGGCAGAGCAAGGTGGAACTACACACTGACCCCGCCCTCCAGGTGGGCTTAGATTGGACGTTCCACACACTTGCCCTGCCCAATCTCCTCCACAGCCAG TGTCTCTCTCCCAACCTGATGTCTGTCTCTGAACTTCTGGACtccag tTCAGCAGAGATGGTTTGGTTTCAGGGTGTGTTGTCCGAAAGGATTAGTCTGCTAGAAAATACCAACACTGGTCACGCACACtcgg ATGTTGGGGAGGGTCTTAAACTTCGCCTCACAATGTGTGACCAGAGTGGGAGGAGTGTTCACGTATATCTGGATCTAAGCCGCGCCCCTTACCCACCTGgcctgttgcctggcaacacgCTGCTGCTGTCAGCTTTCCAACGGAGGCTGTCGAG atCAGGGGGTGTCTACTGTAACTCTCTCCCTGTGAGCTGTGTTACTGTCAGCCAGCTGGGAGACTCGAG ccctccccAGCCCTCCACTCCACTCGTGCATCTGATGGACTGGATGCAGCCCGGGGAGAagaggtgcattgtgggtcaggtcaaaggtcatgtgGTCTGTGTGCTCTACCTTCAGCTGACCTGGAGCTGCTCTCTCTGTGACAGCACGTTCATACAG TCCAGATGTTCCAGTCCTCAATGTTACTCCACCACAGCTGTCTTCCAATCCACAGCCAA GATCATTATGGAGGATGGTACAGGGGAGGCCCAAGTCTGGTTCTCCTGTCCACTAGTTCGTCTTCTATTGGGATTGGCTGATTCTCagtgggaggagctacagcgAGCCTTGCGGGTCAGAGGGCGTATCCGCGTCTACTCCCGTGGGCGGGGTCTG gtgtgtgaggaggactCTGACTGCCTGCTCCAGTACCTGAGCAGCCTATGTAGCAGTAGCACCGTGTGCCGCTCGCTCACACTCACCTGTcgggcacgcgcacacacacagcaagcagAGG GTGAAGCCCGAAGGTTCACTCGAGGAGAGACAGACTT
- the LOC132475843 gene encoding LOW QUALITY PROTEIN: high mobility group protein B2-like (The sequence of the model RefSeq protein was modified relative to this genomic sequence to represent the inferred CDS: deleted 3 bases in 2 codons): MDDVGRGRARGRGYFGNRRFQTGLRHAQSATPTEWSRSRWACLWGVVSAPAQPSFKATVSSPQPPEPEQQHNVTPTHSRKMMRKDHNKPKGKTSAYAFFVQTCREEHRKKNPEQSVNFAEFSKKCSERWKGLTPSDKKCFEDMAKADKVRYNREMKDYVPPKGFGKRGRKRKDPNAPKRPPSAFFVFCGEYRPSVKQQYPGLSIGDCAKRLGEMWSKLTQTDKLPYEEKAQKLREKYDRDMVAYRGGGPSSVPREGPQRPREEEEAEEAEEAEEEEEAEEEDDDGEDEDDDDDDDE; this comes from the exons ATGGATGATGTCGGGAGGGGGCGTGCCCGTGGGCGGGGCTATTTTGGAAACCGTAGGTTTCAAACGGGATTGAGACACGCCCAATCGGCCACGCCCACTGAATGGTCTCGGTCGAGGTGGGCGTGCCTGTGGGGCGTGGTCTCGGCTCCAGCTCAACCCAGTTTCAAAGCAACGGTCTCCAGTCCGCAGCCGCCGGAACCCGAACAACAACACAACGTGACCCCAACACACA GTAGGAAGATGATGCGCAAGGACCACAACAAGCCTAAGGGCAAAACGTCTGCGTACGCGTTCTTCGTCCAGACGTGCCGAGAGGAGCACCGGAAGAAGAACCCTGAGCAGTCTGTCAACTTCGCAGAGTTCTCCAAGAAGTGCTCAGAACGCTGGAAG GGTCTGACTCCCAGCGATAAGAAGTGCTTTGAAGACATGGCGAAGGCCGACAAGGTCCGCTACAACCGCGAGATGAAGGACTACGTCCCACCCAAGGGCTTCGGGAAGAGGGGCCGCAAGAGGAAAGACCCAAATGCGCCCAAACGACCACC gtcgGCGTTCTTTGTGTTCTGCGGTGAGTACCGGCCCAGTGTCAAGCAGCAGTACCCTGGCCTGTCTATAGGAGACTGTGCCAAGAGGCTGGGAGAGATGTGGAGCAAACTGACCCAGACTGACAAACTGCCCTACGAGGAGAAGGCCCAGAAACTCCGAGAGAAATACGACCGG GACATGGTGGCGTACCGTGGAGGTGGA CCTTCGTCCGTGCCCCGGGAGGGGCCTCAGCggcccagggaggaggaggaggcggaggaggcggaggaggcggaggaggaggaggaggcggag gaggaggatgacgacggagaggatgaagacgatgatgatgatgatgatgagtag